AGCATAAAAAGCGCCGCGACAGTCGCAGTCCGTTTGTTGCCGTCTTTAAAGGGATGATTACGAGCGATGGCGTGTAGCAGGGCTGCTGTTTTTACTTCTATGGTTGGATAGGCATCTTCGCCAAAGGCGCTGGCCTGGGGGCGCATTTCTGCTGCCTGCAAGAGATCAATATCGCGTATTTTTTGCTTGCCTGTCTGGATCGCCTCATCATTGAGGATGCGCCCATTGATAAAGATGAGTTCACTGTAAGTTGGGTAGCGCATGAGCCAGACATGACGATGGGTTAGGTTGATTAAGAGAATGCTATTATACTCGGTGGTGTCGGGCACGATATGCCGAAAATGGGCATGAAGCATCAGAAAAGCATCAGAAACAGATAGATTCCATACATCGACAAAACAATGCACGTGCGCCTGCGTATATAGTGATAACAATGCAAAGCAAGCGAGCTAGGGAGAATCTTCAATGGCTGATAAGAGAACATGGACAGAGGAATTTGAGGTCAGCGGCAAAGAAGTCGTTGAACGTGTGCGTGAACTAATCCAACAGGGCAACGTGCGCCGCCTGATTGTTCGTAAGAAAGACGGTGAAGCCCTGGTCGAACTACCTCTCACGCCGACCGTTGTCGGTGCAGGCGTTCTGACTGTTTTTGCAGGCCCGCTGGTGATTGTCGGCGCGGCAGCAGCGATGCTGGCAGAAGTCAAAATTGAAGTTGTGCGCGAAGCCGCAGAAGATGATGATGACACGGCCTCCACGATTAAACAGAAGATTGACGTGGAATAGACGTTACGCCACAACATTCATCATAAAATAAAAAGGGTCTGGCAGTGAGCCAGGCTCTTTTTTGTTTGCAGGCCGTTTTTGTTGGCCGCTATTTGGAACCATACGTATTGCGGATAGGCCTTTTGAGGGCGGCGTGTGGTGCGCGTAGGCCGAGCGTTGGGGTGTGATAGGGCGATACACGGAACTGTTGCGACGGATTTGCTGTCTTTAATAGTGAATCGGTGCGACAGTAACAACGCATCCTTTTCCCAGGTATGAACTTGTTATCGATACATCTATATACACAAACACAATTTGAGGAGAGGTACCATGCGTCGTTTTATGAGTTTGTTCGCTATTCTGTGCATCATGATGATGGCAGGGGGCACGATGGCCCAGGGAGAGACGACCGTTATCGGCGGTACGGAAGACCAGATGCGCGATCTGATTACGCGCATCCTTGGGGGGTACTCCCCTGAGATGGCGACGGAAATCTTCATCGCTTCTGTGCCTGAAGACCTGGCTCAGTGGGCGCCTATCCCGGAAGATGCCACGCTTATTGCGAGTGTGCGGCGTTCCGGCCCCAATCTATACGGCCCTGGCATCGGCACAGAAGACAGCATGATGTTGGAAGTATTCATCAATGGGGGCGATCCTGAAAGCAACTATAACTATTTCCTGGATCAACTCACCGCGCAGGGCATGACTGTGATTGATAGCACGCTCAACAATATGGGTGGCTTTACCCCCAACGTCAGCGGCTATGGCAATCTCTGCGATGAAGAACAGGGCATTTCCGTCAACTTTGATACTTCCAAAAATCCGGGTGGTGTCGTCTATAGCACACTGCGTGTTCAGAGCCCGGCTGATATTTACCAGTGCTCGCAGGGACGTCCTTCAGAGCCGCCCTATGTCGACCCTATGACGGATATTATCCCCGCGCTGAATGTGCCGGAAGGCGTCACCGTCACGACCAATCGAAATGGCACCATCTACTATAATGCTCAGATGATTGGCCTGAGCGCTGAAATCACTACCAGCCTGTCTATGGCAGAAGTCAAGGAAGCTTATACGGACCAGTTAGAAGCTGCCGGTTGGGAAAATACGCTTGATGAGAGCAGCAGCGCTACCAGCCTGACGCATTGGCACATCACAGCGCCGGATGACAGCGAATGGCTGGGTGTCTTCTCCCTTGAAGCGTCACCAGCAGGTGATGGCGCTTATCTGGCAAACATCCTGGTGATGAGTGCTGATCGCGACTAAGGATCAATTCAATACCTGAACGGCTACAAAGAGCTGCCTACAAGGCGGCTTTTTGTATGCCATCATCATAGTTGTACATAGTCCGTTGGACGGCTTTGGCGGTTTGTCTTCAGAGGGTGCATGCGTATAATGGGCCTATGAAGTACGATGATCACCTGGATATGGCCCAATTACGCCGCTATGCGCAGTCGATGAATGGACGTGCGCGTAAACTGCGCGTCTCTGGCACGCTTTCAGCGGCGCTCCTACGCGACCGCATCTATGAAAGCGGCGGGCGCTGCGAATGGTGTCATACAAACCTCCTCCAGCAAGAATTTGAACTTGATCACATTGTGAATCTGGCACGCGGTGGCAGCAATATCGCCAGTAATATCGTCGTCTCCTGCCCGGATTGCAACCGACGCAAATCATCGCGGCATGTCGCCAGCTTCGCGTTAGAAACACTCGCGCGGACGGGCATCGAAACGACTTTGATACAACGTGTGTTAACCCACTTCAACGTTCAGGGACGGGTCCAGCGCCATTTCTTTGAAGATGCAGAAGCTTCATTTGAGCCGTTTGTGCTCACGAATGATGAGCCGGAGGGAGACACCCCCACAGATGAACCTCATCCCGGTGAGGTGCCACCCTACCGCTGGTGATGGCGGCTGGCTATAATCCCACGCGGGCTAAGGGTTACGAGTGAGTGCTGTGAATCCATGTCAGGAACGATACGAGAGCAAACCATGCATTTAAGCCAGGGGCGGCGTTGGCTGATAATAGGGCTGTTGGGCCTGTTTAGCTTATTTTCCCTGGCCGCGTGCGAAGCGAGCGCTGCTTATGTCGTGCCGACTTCACTGCCCACGCCAACAGCAACCTATACGCCTTCACCCTCGCCAACACCCGGTGTGAACGCCACACCTTCCCCCGTGCCTACCCAGAATGTAGACCCGGATGCGCCGACCGCTACGCCATTGCTGGGCGAAGTGAATAGAGTGGTGGCGACGCAGGCTGTCACGCCAACGCGGTCGCTGAACCCAAACGCGCCGCGGATTGAGTTCTTCACCTCGGATCAGCTTGTTGTGAACCCTGGCAGCCCGATTACGCTGTACTGGTCTGTGCTGAATGTCGACCGTGCTGTGATTTATCGGCTGGA
The Phototrophicus methaneseepsis DNA segment above includes these coding regions:
- a CDS encoding DUF4342 domain-containing protein; the encoded protein is MADKRTWTEEFEVSGKEVVERVRELIQQGNVRRLIVRKKDGEALVELPLTPTVVGAGVLTVFAGPLVIVGAAAAMLAEVKIEVVREAAEDDDDTASTIKQKIDVE
- a CDS encoding type II toxin-antitoxin system death-on-curing family toxin, whose amino-acid sequence is MRYPTYSELIFINGRILNDEAIQTGKQKIRDIDLLQAAEMRPQASAFGEDAYPTIEVKTAALLHAIARNHPFKDGNKRTATVAALFMLHVNGWRVQWDMPTALTMILDLAEGRTTLDQFSEWLKLDPGEAAPEPDLANDTMIIDQIIEEQKWLLNELAER
- a CDS encoding HNH endonuclease; protein product: MKYDDHLDMAQLRRYAQSMNGRARKLRVSGTLSAALLRDRIYESGGRCEWCHTNLLQQEFELDHIVNLARGGSNIASNIVVSCPDCNRRKSSRHVASFALETLARTGIETTLIQRVLTHFNVQGRVQRHFFEDAEASFEPFVLTNDEPEGDTPTDEPHPGEVPPYRW